The Rhodothermales bacterium genome includes a region encoding these proteins:
- a CDS encoding ChbG/HpnK family deacetylase: MFTFLIRRYSKLFVECASSQSDRMDVVTILVAFVLLGAGSSLCVGQELAADSDSATTYVLIRSDDLGMNHAKNMANRMALELGLPMSVSVMFACPWYQEAVEILRDHPDVAVGIHLTLNAEWRNYRWGPVAGRGRVPSLVDSLGYFHPTRGAFLSADPQVEEVEIELRAQIDRALATGLTIDYFDYHMGAAVSTPEFRSLVERLAREYGVGIPRYFSEADPSNHYFAEPKDKLDSLLVGIERMETGTLNLLVFHLGLETPEMDALIDMNAIGPKNMSSHRFAELTALGSDRFRRSLEDGGYRLITYRDLIRMRGLDSMVSPEEAAYAPPPGP; encoded by the coding sequence ATGTTCACCTTTCTGATTCGTCGATACTCAAAGCTGTTTGTGGAGTGCGCGTCATCTCAGTCGGATCGGATGGATGTGGTGACAATCCTCGTTGCATTTGTTCTTCTGGGTGCGGGGTCCAGTCTCTGTGTCGGCCAGGAATTGGCAGCGGACTCCGATAGCGCCACGACGTATGTGCTGATCCGGTCGGACGACCTCGGGATGAATCACGCCAAGAATATGGCGAATCGAATGGCGCTCGAATTGGGTCTGCCTATGTCGGTATCCGTGATGTTCGCGTGTCCATGGTACCAGGAGGCCGTGGAGATTCTGCGAGATCATCCTGACGTTGCCGTGGGCATTCATCTCACGCTCAATGCGGAGTGGCGAAATTACCGATGGGGCCCGGTGGCCGGCCGGGGTCGCGTACCGAGCCTCGTCGACAGTCTCGGGTACTTCCACCCGACACGCGGCGCCTTCCTGTCAGCAGATCCACAGGTGGAGGAAGTCGAGATCGAGCTACGTGCGCAGATAGACCGCGCGCTGGCCACGGGTTTGACGATTGACTACTTCGACTACCACATGGGTGCCGCGGTGTCGACGCCGGAGTTCCGGTCGCTTGTCGAACGTCTGGCTCGAGAGTATGGCGTCGGTATTCCGCGCTACTTTTCGGAGGCGGACCCGAGCAATCACTACTTCGCGGAGCCGAAAGACAAACTTGACAGTCTTCTCGTAGGAATCGAGCGCATGGAGACGGGGACGCTGAACCTGCTGGTGTTCCATCTGGGTCTTGAGACGCCGGAGATGGACGCGTTGATCGACATGAACGCGATTGGCCCGAAGAACATGTCGAGTCATCGTTTCGCGGAACTGACGGCTCTTGGGTCGGACAGGTTTCGGCGCAGCCTCGAGGATGGTGGCTATCGCCTCATCACGTATCGTGACCTCATTCGAATGCGTGGGCTGGACTCAATGGTGTCGCCGGAGGAGGCAGCCTACGCGCCTCCGCCCGGACCTTGA